In one Pseudomonas sp. Bout1 genomic region, the following are encoded:
- a CDS encoding NGG1p interacting factor NIF3: MYKFSFFVPDSHVETVKTAVFAAGGGRIGNYDSCAWQVLGQGQFRAMDGSQPFIGQVGQVEVVEEWKVELVVADELIVAVVAALKLSHPYETPAYEVWQLADF; encoded by the coding sequence GTGTACAAGTTCAGCTTCTTTGTGCCCGACAGCCATGTGGAGACGGTGAAAACCGCCGTCTTCGCAGCCGGCGGCGGGCGCATCGGCAACTACGACAGCTGCGCCTGGCAGGTGCTGGGCCAGGGCCAATTTCGCGCGATGGACGGCAGCCAGCCGTTTATCGGGCAGGTGGGGCAGGTTGAAGTGGTTGAAGAATGGAAGGTTGAGCTGGTGGTGGCGGATGAGTTGATTGTGGCCGTCGTGGCTGCGTTGAAACTGAGCCATCCGTATGAGACACCGGCGTATGAGGTGTGGCAGTTGGCGGATTTTTGA